Proteins from a single region of Runella sp. SP2:
- a CDS encoding right-handed parallel beta-helix repeat-containing protein: MEKYYVKVRQQSVLYLSLLLFLLTTTSLLAADLYVSPSGNDGNSGSIGFPKLTIQAAINAASAGDVINVSAGTYNESLVVDKSLTLQGVSTDKSLQILDGTGLGTKSGIVLNNGVTNVTIKNFTIQKFTGGSGNSHGGIYGIGGNNNITVTNVALLDNSNASGFYANGPISDVSITNSVVNNSGPGARGIVIWNGFKQNITISNNQLTNNNCCGIELQDGTASNVTINNNTIDISGGDNGIGVSGLSNQTGPNTINNNTITGGGRYGIEIKNPAGGVTVSGNNVTLTIQNSNLSDRAGIAVFRRGKQASNVDVPNGVTVTGNTVTGYQQSSTSEGFGIVIEGTNHVVTGNTLTNNEVGILQQQNPSNYPNDADQSNLSDQFFGRGNSPITCGNTISGNNFSGNTTDSRNVGGIGAGLVTNTNTNEYFCSIQPAINDADTQDGHTITVAAGTYSEQVVVNKSLIIKGVGAAKPVINFTGSATGKPSLFDVSKPNVTIENFDMKVDLTKLSSAIIASGVNISGITVKDNNILATGSSAAASVGSYTDRNAVSINYGGTTNYRIASGGVNTIAFTGNTIGGETDAFTVARYFRSGVSVDEGGGTFSGNTLQTINHDVLVRFGSNGAISITNNNLNGGGVELSDQNAAAGPVTVTSNAFNATFANTSAPGAAVLRIKNNYNGIAHTVSSNTFTNYNWAASVENMNNVTFNGNTFTGLNANSRSLVFNTKSISGNSNAITQVAVGMTATNNTFNGQGTALLFLNHDSDNDSYGTFTLGTVGNENTFASSLATFVSLDGQSGSTNGSTFPTYPSTGQWPTTMECWGQNLNIVNNKFDIGSGLQLPLSMNLAQRNTLEGKLDHKPDVSCKGTLQFFLPVHNLTQNTYFSTIQAAITAASSGDVIECSEATYNESLVVDKSLTLQGVSTDKSLQILDGTGLGTKSGIVLNNGVTNVTIKNFTIQKFTGGSGNSHGGIYGIGGNNNVTVTNVALLDNSNASGFYANGPISDVSITNSVVNNSGPGARGIVIWNGFKQNITISNNQLTNNNCCGIELQDGTASNVTINNNTIDISGGDNGIGVSGLSNQTGPNTINNNTITGGGRYGIEIKNPAGGVTVSGNNVTLTIQNSNLSDRAGIAVFRRGKQASNVDVPNGVTVTGNTVTGYQQSSTSEGFGIVIEGTNHVVTGNTLTNNEVGILQQQNPSNYPNDADQSNLSDQFFGRGNSPITCGNTISGNNFSGNTTDSRNVGGIGAGLVTNTNTNEYFCSIQPAINDADTQDGHTITVAAGTYNENLDVTKALTISGPNKLISPNTGSRVTEAIITGGLNVDNAASKTIVIEGFQFQGVTSPLNYNGNTGNTVVLDITFRKNLINSNSGQLAVFTGSGTNTANATIQDNRFLSMSSNALQLNAGNGGVTTAQITDNTINGTVNAGMNLALTNSLINGNTISNTVQQGIQIADASGNVTISNNVITNANTGTDANRGGIRVRGTSFTGPVNITNNIISGSTNGISVPTGENITGKAIFVTNNNLSGNTFGIKNSGTGLLSATCNWYGGTGATVSPLISGSVTFEPFLTSGTDNNAGAIGFQPVPNSCTGCSGGGSVTNTNTGESFCSIQAAIDDADTQNGHTITVGAGTYKEDVSVTKQLTINGAGIDVSIVEGPIGGGGATFQIAANGVIINGFTITRAGNNTTDWNNGGLNTAGVAVQGQTSKVELKNSKLVGNRNALDVNNSNGNNIHNNIITNNRTGVIFRNQTDNTLFTENEVTDNWTVGILFLDASGGSNSPVQTALNSTFSQNKITGNWYGGVVDRQTGGSLPAAGSNLKGFNCNWYGTTSPVISTANSSEPTYADLIPVAFGGSATKPANAPDIAGTASANIQYAPFLSTGTDNDGVTVGFQPVPGSCVPCVGTATIGSATTICEGGNATITVTGTPNTSVTYSINGSGSYTLALNGAGTGSFNTGALSSTTTYTLVSGTNGSCTSALTGSVVITVNLNHSIALSSAVGTDAQASCIGTAIVPITYTLGGAASGASVTGLPTGVTYAVNGNVLTISGIPTASGVFSYNIVTTGPCVTTSTTGTITINVKPQIKIVAIGTEFVEGNNATLCDTDGNSSNNTLASTITTNCLSGPVLWRTKIGAGAWSDWTATAPSSQPSDNTEYQYQASCNACPSTITNAISIKINYRASIPQNVSMVADGTTIPAGQSATLCDQDGNALVFNATCGAGEVLLYSVDGGDYSTTIPSQIVDGNFHNYRVRCRKSDGTPSCIETESAVMTLKLTTISITPTVSITPLNSCTTSATFTGSTTCGSFTTLWYNAETNQALPNLPTTPPTTTTSYYARCRNAEGCLSTPSNTVTYTVLPVNVAPIVTASAESVCTGTSVTLTTNCPAGASVLWNTSATDAVLTVAFNNAITQSYSAQCIFGNGCQTPFSEPKSILWKSFDITLINIGQSQSAVKAANDKSLWSSQFITKDGGPDLDFSTQGNPTIYFTENLNKTAPRYWTIHADACALGTNGSLTFDMRATPETGVVRSFNTHENNAPYFMYANREGWTELYAPNHPAYGFYQLNEQGQNIYDEGLPKGLYKLSVRYWDMKGWGSIYPATRQAQGNVLAYQEFWFRIVSKDGPGQGAARSAMSGQQLADGDLSSNSTSFAQVMPNPVTKVMRLGIQGAKGQNVKAELVDVAGRSMLERKFVPETQSHQEEFEVEKLVEGIYFLRVTTPDKQATLKVVKF; encoded by the coding sequence ATGGAAAAATACTACGTAAAGGTTAGGCAACAAAGCGTGCTTTATTTGTCTCTTCTTCTATTTCTACTTACTACAACCTCCCTTCTAGCGGCAGATTTATATGTCTCTCCGTCAGGAAATGATGGAAACTCAGGTAGTATCGGTTTTCCAAAATTAACAATTCAAGCGGCAATTAATGCGGCGAGTGCTGGAGATGTAATTAATGTTAGTGCAGGCACTTACAATGAGTCATTGGTAGTTGACAAGTCGTTGACGTTACAAGGAGTAAGTACGGATAAGAGTTTACAGATTTTGGATGGGACAGGTTTGGGGACGAAAAGTGGAATCGTTCTTAACAACGGTGTTACAAATGTGACTATCAAGAACTTCACGATACAGAAGTTTACGGGTGGGAGTGGTAACTCTCATGGGGGTATTTATGGCATTGGGGGTAATAATAACATAACGGTGACGAATGTAGCGTTGTTGGACAATAGCAATGCTTCAGGGTTTTATGCAAATGGTCCAATTTCGGATGTGTCAATTACGAACTCAGTGGTGAACAATAGTGGCCCAGGAGCCCGAGGTATAGTGATATGGAATGGCTTCAAGCAGAACATTACAATCTCTAACAACCAGTTGACGAACAACAATTGTTGTGGAATAGAGTTGCAGGACGGGACGGCATCGAATGTGACGATTAATAACAACACGATAGATATATCAGGTGGTGATAACGGTATTGGTGTGAGTGGTTTATCAAATCAAACGGGTCCAAATACGATTAACAATAATACGATTACAGGGGGTGGCCGTTATGGGATAGAGATTAAGAATCCCGCAGGCGGAGTGACTGTATCAGGGAACAATGTTACATTGACTATTCAAAACAGTAATTTGAGTGACCGAGCGGGGATAGCAGTTTTTCGGCGGGGTAAGCAGGCGTCGAATGTGGATGTACCTAATGGTGTTACTGTTACGGGTAATACAGTGACGGGCTATCAGCAAAGCAGTACGAGTGAAGGATTTGGGATTGTGATAGAAGGGACGAATCATGTAGTAACGGGAAATACATTGACTAACAATGAGGTGGGAATATTGCAACAACAGAACCCATCGAATTACCCTAATGATGCGGATCAATCAAACCTATCGGATCAATTTTTTGGGCGTGGAAATTCACCGATTACGTGTGGTAACACGATAAGTGGTAACAATTTTAGTGGTAACACGACTGATAGTCGCAATGTTGGAGGAATTGGAGCGGGTTTGGTAACGAACACGAATACGAACGAATATTTTTGTAGTATTCAGCCAGCGATCAATGATGCTGACACCCAAGATGGTCATACTATTACGGTAGCCGCAGGGACGTATAGCGAACAAGTGGTTGTGAATAAGTCGCTTATTATCAAAGGAGTAGGGGCGGCCAAGCCTGTTATTAATTTTACGGGCTCAGCAACGGGGAAGCCATCATTATTTGATGTTTCTAAACCTAATGTCACGATTGAAAATTTTGACATGAAGGTAGATTTAACGAAGTTATCGAGTGCCATTATTGCAAGTGGAGTCAATATTTCTGGTATTACGGTCAAAGACAATAACATTTTAGCTACAGGTTCATCCGCAGCAGCTTCGGTAGGGTCTTATACTGACCGCAATGCAGTTAGTATTAATTATGGTGGTACTACCAATTACAGAATAGCGTCAGGAGGAGTTAATACAATTGCATTTACAGGCAATACCATTGGTGGAGAAACGGATGCTTTTACTGTAGCGCGATATTTTCGTTCAGGCGTTTCTGTAGATGAAGGTGGAGGTACTTTCTCAGGTAATACTCTTCAAACGATTAACCACGATGTGTTGGTTAGATTTGGCAGCAATGGAGCTATTAGCATTACTAACAATAACTTAAACGGTGGAGGGGTAGAACTTTCAGACCAAAATGCTGCTGCGGGCCCTGTAACCGTTACATCTAATGCGTTCAATGCTACTTTCGCAAATACTTCAGCGCCTGGCGCAGCTGTACTGCGCATAAAAAATAATTACAATGGAATCGCACATACTGTTTCTTCTAACACTTTTACCAATTACAATTGGGCGGCGTCGGTAGAAAACATGAACAATGTTACCTTCAATGGAAATACATTTACAGGGCTCAACGCGAATTCTCGTTCTTTGGTTTTCAACACCAAATCAATTAGCGGCAACTCGAATGCAATCACCCAAGTTGCCGTTGGCATGACGGCTACAAATAACACCTTCAACGGGCAAGGAACGGCGCTTTTGTTTTTAAACCATGACAGTGATAATGATTCTTATGGAACTTTCACGCTTGGAACAGTAGGTAATGAGAATACTTTTGCCTCATCACTCGCTACGTTTGTATCGCTTGATGGGCAGTCTGGGTCAACCAATGGGTCAACTTTTCCGACCTACCCTAGTACTGGGCAGTGGCCTACAACGATGGAGTGTTGGGGTCAAAATTTGAATATTGTCAACAATAAATTTGACATTGGTTCAGGGTTACAATTGCCTTTGTCGATGAATTTAGCACAAAGGAATACCCTTGAAGGTAAATTAGATCACAAACCTGATGTTTCGTGCAAAGGGACGCTTCAATTCTTTTTGCCTGTTCATAATTTAACGCAAAATACCTACTTCTCAACGATACAAGCAGCAATAACGGCAGCATCATCAGGAGACGTTATTGAGTGTAGCGAGGCCACTTACAACGAATCATTGGTAGTTGACAAGTCGTTGACGTTACAAGGAGTAAGTACGGATAAGAGTTTACAGATTTTGGATGGGACAGGTTTGGGGACGAAAAGTGGAATCGTTCTTAACAATGGTGTTACAAATGTGACTATTAAGAACTTCACGATACAGAAGTTTACTGGTGGGAGTGGGAATTCTCATGGGGGTATTTATGGCATTGGGGGCAACAATAACGTAACGGTGACGAATGTAGCGTTGTTGGATAATAGCAATGCTTCAGGGTTTTATGCAAATGGTCCAATTTCGGATGTGTCAATTACGAACTCAGTGGTGAACAATAGTGGCCCAGGAGCCCGAGGTATAGTGATATGGAATGGCTTCAAGCAGAACATTACAATCTCTAACAACCAGTTGACGAACAACAATTGTTGTGGAATAGAGTTACAGGACGGGACGGCATCGAATGTGACGATTAATAACAACACGATAGATATATCAGGTGGTGATAACGGCATTGGTGTGAGTGGTTTATCAAATCAAACGGGTCCAAATACGATTAACAATAATACGATTACAGGAGGAGGTCGTTATGGGATAGAGATTAAGAATCCCGCAGGCGGAGTGACTGTATCAGGGAACAATGTTACATTGACTATTCAAAACAGTAATTTGAGTGACCGAGCGGGGATAGCAGTTTTTCGGCGGGGTAAGCAGGCGTCGAATGTGGATGTACCTAATGGTGTTACTGTTACGGGTAATACAGTGACGGGCTATCAGCAAAGCAGTACGAGTGAAGGATTTGGGATTGTGATAGAAGGGACGAATCATGTAGTAACGGGAAATACATTGACTAACAATGAGGTGGGAATATTGCAACAACAGAACCCATCGAATTACCCTAATGATGCGGATCAATCAAACCTATCGGATCAATTTTTTGGGCGTGGAAATTCACCGATTACGTGTGGTAACACGATAAGTGGTAACAATTTTAGTGGTAACACGACTGATAGTCGCAATGTTGGAGGAATTGGAGCGGGTTTGGTAACGAACACGAATACGAACGAATATTTTTGTAGTATTCAGCCAGCGATCAATGATGCTGACACCCAAGATGGTCATACTATTACGGTAGCCGCAGGGACGTATAATGAGAACCTAGACGTCACTAAAGCGTTAACCATCAGTGGGCCAAATAAATTGATTTCTCCTAATACTGGAAGTCGAGTAACAGAAGCTATCATTACAGGTGGGTTGAATGTAGATAACGCAGCCAGCAAAACGATAGTAATTGAGGGCTTCCAATTCCAAGGCGTTACAAGTCCATTAAACTATAATGGAAATACGGGAAATACTGTTGTGCTTGATATTACATTCCGTAAGAATTTAATAAATTCTAATTCTGGTCAATTAGCTGTTTTTACGGGTTCAGGCACAAACACCGCAAATGCCACCATTCAAGATAACCGTTTTTTGAGTATGAGCAGCAATGCCTTGCAATTAAATGCAGGCAACGGAGGGGTAACGACAGCACAAATAACCGATAATACCATTAATGGGACAGTGAATGCGGGTATGAACTTGGCTCTTACCAATAGCTTGATTAATGGTAATACAATTAGTAATACAGTCCAACAAGGTATTCAGATTGCAGATGCCTCTGGAAATGTAACAATATCAAATAATGTAATTACCAATGCAAATACAGGTACAGATGCGAATCGGGGTGGAATCAGGGTACGTGGAACTTCGTTTACAGGCCCTGTAAATATAACTAATAACATTATATCGGGTTCTACCAATGGTATCAGTGTTCCAACTGGGGAGAATATTACAGGGAAAGCGATTTTTGTGACCAATAATAACCTTTCTGGAAATACGTTTGGGATTAAAAACTCAGGTACAGGATTACTTAGTGCTACCTGTAACTGGTATGGTGGTACGGGAGCGACTGTTTCGCCACTCATTTCTGGAAGTGTTACTTTTGAGCCCTTTTTGACTAGTGGTACTGACAATAACGCTGGCGCTATCGGATTTCAGCCAGTGCCTAATAGTTGTACAGGATGTTCAGGAGGAGGTTCGGTAACCAACACAAATACAGGAGAAAGCTTCTGTAGTATTCAGGCGGCCATTGATGATGCAGACACTCAAAACGGTCACACGATTACAGTGGGAGCAGGGACTTATAAAGAGGACGTTAGTGTTACTAAACAATTAACGATTAACGGAGCAGGTATTGATGTTTCTATCGTTGAAGGCCCGATAGGTGGAGGAGGAGCAACCTTTCAGATTGCCGCGAATGGTGTTATCATTAATGGTTTTACCATTACTCGCGCAGGTAATAATACGACTGATTGGAACAATGGGGGCTTGAATACAGCGGGAGTAGCTGTACAAGGACAGACAAGCAAGGTCGAATTGAAGAACTCAAAGCTTGTAGGCAACCGTAACGCCCTCGATGTAAACAATAGTAATGGCAATAACATTCACAATAACATCATTACGAACAATCGCACAGGGGTAATATTCCGCAACCAAACAGATAATACGCTATTTACCGAAAATGAGGTGACAGATAACTGGACGGTTGGAATACTATTTTTGGATGCAAGTGGCGGTTCAAACAGCCCAGTTCAAACTGCTCTAAATAGTACTTTTAGCCAAAATAAAATCACAGGAAACTGGTACGGAGGTGTAGTTGACCGCCAAACAGGGGGGAGTTTGCCAGCAGCAGGAAGTAATCTAAAGGGTTTTAACTGTAACTGGTACGGGACAACTTCGCCAGTAATTTCGACAGCCAACAGCTCAGAGCCGACGTATGCAGATTTGATTCCTGTTGCATTTGGTGGAAGTGCCACAAAGCCTGCGAACGCACCTGACATTGCGGGGACAGCATCAGCCAATATTCAATATGCACCGTTCTTATCAACAGGTACGGACAACGACGGAGTTACTGTAGGTTTTCAGCCAGTTCCTGGTAGTTGCGTACCATGCGTAGGTACTGCCACAATTGGTTCTGCTACTACGATTTGTGAAGGGGGCAATGCGACTATAACCGTCACAGGAACGCCAAACACGAGTGTTACTTATAGTATCAATGGTAGCGGAAGCTATACGTTAGCATTGAACGGGGCTGGAACGGGTAGTTTCAATACTGGAGCACTTTCGAGTACAACTACCTATACACTGGTAAGTGGTACAAATGGTAGCTGTACGTCAGCCCTAACTGGTTCGGTGGTAATTACGGTTAACTTGAACCATTCTATTGCATTGTCATCGGCAGTTGGAACTGACGCGCAGGCTTCATGTATTGGAACGGCAATTGTCCCAATCACGTACACGTTGGGAGGGGCTGCGTCTGGAGCATCCGTTACTGGCTTACCTACGGGGGTTACTTATGCGGTAAATGGGAATGTTCTTACAATCAGTGGAATACCAACTGCAAGTGGTGTATTTTCTTATAACATCGTTACGACAGGGCCTTGTGTTACAACAAGTACTACTGGAACAATAACAATTAATGTGAAACCACAAATTAAAATTGTTGCGATTGGAACAGAGTTTGTAGAAGGCAACAATGCAACGTTGTGCGATACAGACGGGAACTCTTCTAACAACACTCTGGCATCGACCATCACTACTAATTGCTTGTCAGGACCTGTACTTTGGCGTACCAAAATAGGCGCTGGAGCTTGGTCAGATTGGACTGCAACTGCGCCATCGTCACAGCCAAGTGATAATACAGAATACCAGTACCAAGCTTCATGTAATGCGTGTCCATCGACTATTACCAACGCGATTTCGATTAAAATCAATTATCGTGCATCAATACCGCAAAATGTGTCAATGGTAGCTGACGGAACAACTATCCCAGCGGGGCAGTCGGCAACATTGTGTGATCAGGATGGTAATGCGTTGGTATTTAATGCGACTTGTGGAGCAGGTGAGGTGTTACTTTATTCGGTTGATGGAGGAGATTATTCAACAACAATTCCTTCTCAGATTGTCGATGGAAACTTCCATAATTACCGCGTTCGTTGCCGTAAATCTGACGGAACACCTTCGTGTATTGAAACTGAGTCGGCGGTTATGACATTAAAGTTGACAACCATAAGCATTACGCCTACGGTTTCTATTACTCCGCTTAACAGTTGCACAACCTCAGCGACGTTTACAGGAAGCACAACTTGCGGTAGTTTCACGACATTGTGGTACAATGCTGAAACCAATCAAGCGTTGCCAAATTTACCAACGACGCCACCGACAACCACTACGTCGTACTATGCTCGTTGTCGAAATGCTGAGGGTTGTTTGAGTACGCCTAGCAACACCGTTACTTACACAGTGCTACCTGTGAACGTAGCGCCCATCGTGACCGCAAGTGCAGAATCAGTATGTACAGGAACTTCGGTTACGCTTACTACAAATTGCCCAGCTGGCGCGAGTGTTTTGTGGAATACGTCCGCAACAGATGCCGTGTTGACGGTGGCATTCAACAACGCAATTACGCAATCCTACTCCGCGCAGTGTATTTTTGGTAATGGATGCCAAACGCCATTTAGTGAGCCTAAAAGTATCCTTTGGAAGTCTTTTGATATAACGCTAATCAACATTGGCCAAAGCCAATCGGCGGTTAAAGCGGCTAATGATAAATCGTTGTGGAGTAGTCAATTTATTACTAAGGATGGTGGTCCAGACTTGGATTTCAGTACCCAAGGTAATCCAACGATTTATTTTACGGAAAACTTAAATAAAACGGCTCCGCGTTATTGGACGATTCATGCCGATGCTTGTGCTTTGGGGACAAATGGTTCGTTGACGTTTGATATGAGAGCAACGCCTGAAACAGGTGTAGTGCGTTCGTTCAATACGCACGAAAACAATGCTCCTTATTTTATGTACGCAAACCGCGAAGGCTGGACAGAGTTATATGCGCCCAACCACCCTGCTTATGGCTTCTATCAACTGAATGAACAGGGTCAAAATATCTATGACGAAGGTTTGCCAAAAGGATTATACAAGCTTAGTGTTCGTTACTGGGATATGAAGGGTTGGGGAAGTATTTATCCAGCTACACGTCAAGCGCAGGGTAATGTGTTAGCCTACCAAGAGTTTTGGTTCCGTATTGTTTCAAAAGATGGACCAGGTCAAGGTGCTGCTCGGTCAGCGATGAGCGGTCAGCAGTTAGCAGACGGTGATTTGTCATCAAATTCTACTTCTTTCGCGCAAGTAATGCCAAACCCAGTGACGAAAGTGATGCGTTTGGGTATTCAAGGTGCCAAAGGGCAAAATGTGAAGGCTGAACTGGTCGATGTAGCGGGTCGCTCAATGTTAGAGCGTAAATTTGTGCCAGAAACGCAATCTCATCAAGAAGAGTTTGAGGTTGAAAAGTTGGTAGAAGGTATCTATTTCTTACGCGTAACCACCCCAGATAAGCAAGCAACGCTCAAAGTGGTGAAGTTCTAG
- a CDS encoding rhodanese-like domain-containing protein, whose protein sequence is MKIEQIYTGCIAHAAYYLESNGEAAIFDPLREVQPYIDRAAKDKAKIKYVFETHFHADFVSGHLDLMNKTGATIVFGPTAKPAYEATVAEDNQLFQVGDCTVKVIHTPGHTMESTTYLLIDENGKEHGLITGDTLFIGDVGRPDLAQHVIAALTEEKLAGYLFDSLRNKIMPLSDDLIVYPNHGAGSACGKMMSKETIDTLGNQKKFNYALRPDMSKEEFITSLLTGLTTPPGYFPQNVLMNIKGYESLDTIMDRGNRPLSAEEFETAANETQALVLDTRNATDFAKGFIPNSINIGIDGSFAQWVGEMIPGVTQEILLVTDEGREEESIIRLSRVGYDNTLGYLKGGFNAWKSANKDIETIDRITAEEFAEQFTTQQPIVIDVRKKSEFDSEHVEGVINIPLNTINQHLAEFPKDKPFVLHCAGGYRSMLAASILKSRGWDNFVDVVGGFAAIKSTAKVPISDYICPSTLL, encoded by the coding sequence ATGAAAATCGAGCAAATTTACACGGGATGTATCGCCCACGCGGCCTATTATTTAGAAAGCAACGGCGAAGCTGCCATTTTTGACCCCCTCCGCGAAGTACAGCCGTACATCGACCGCGCGGCCAAAGACAAGGCAAAAATCAAATACGTTTTTGAAACCCACTTCCACGCCGATTTTGTCAGTGGTCACTTGGATTTGATGAACAAAACGGGAGCAACCATTGTATTTGGTCCCACTGCCAAACCTGCCTACGAAGCTACTGTTGCCGAAGATAATCAACTTTTTCAGGTTGGTGACTGCACCGTGAAGGTCATTCATACGCCTGGACATACCATGGAAAGCACAACTTATCTGCTTATCGACGAAAATGGCAAGGAGCACGGTCTAATTACGGGAGACACCTTATTTATAGGTGACGTTGGTCGGCCTGATTTGGCACAACACGTCATTGCGGCTTTGACAGAAGAAAAACTAGCTGGTTATCTTTTCGACTCGTTACGCAACAAAATCATGCCCCTCAGCGACGACCTCATCGTTTATCCCAACCACGGAGCAGGTAGTGCCTGTGGTAAAATGATGAGTAAAGAGACCATCGATACCCTCGGCAACCAGAAGAAGTTTAATTATGCCCTTCGCCCTGACATGTCAAAAGAAGAATTTATCACGTCATTGTTGACAGGATTGACAACGCCTCCAGGCTATTTTCCCCAAAACGTTTTGATGAACATCAAAGGGTATGAAAGCTTGGATACAATCATGGACCGCGGAAACCGTCCGCTTTCGGCCGAAGAATTTGAGACGGCAGCCAATGAAACCCAAGCATTAGTGCTCGATACCCGCAACGCAACCGACTTTGCCAAAGGATTTATTCCAAACAGTATCAACATTGGCATCGACGGTAGTTTTGCCCAATGGGTCGGTGAAATGATTCCTGGCGTAACACAAGAGATTTTGCTAGTGACCGACGAAGGCCGCGAGGAGGAGTCCATCATTCGTCTTTCTCGGGTAGGGTATGACAACACATTGGGATATCTCAAAGGTGGCTTTAACGCTTGGAAATCTGCCAACAAAGACATCGAAACCATCGATAGAATCACCGCTGAAGAGTTTGCAGAACAGTTCACAACGCAACAGCCGATTGTGATTGATGTGCGCAAAAAGAGTGAATTTGATTCGGAACACGTGGAGGGCGTTATCAATATTCCATTAAATACCATCAACCAACATTTAGCCGAATTTCCGAAAGACAAACCATTTGTTCTGCATTGTGCAGGCGGATACCGCAGTATGCTGGCAGCATCAATTTTAAAATCCAGAGGTTGGGATAATTTTGTGGACGTAGTAGGTGGATTTGCGGCCATAAAGTCAACAGCTAAAGTCCCCATTTCAGATTATATATGTCCAAGCACGTTGTTATAG
- the recR gene encoding recombination mediator RecR, translated as MNFPSKLIEEAVSEVAKLPGIGKKSALRIVLHMLKRPEKDVQSLATALVAVRTKTQYCKQCHNISDDELCGVCLSTKRDRSILCVVQDSRDVLAIENTGQFNGLYHVLGGIISPLEGISPSDLNIESLLSRLQSNTEVKEIILALSPTMEGDTTSFYLQKKLKPFGVKTSTIARGIPIGGDLEYADEITLGRSIVSRINYD; from the coding sequence ATGAATTTTCCCTCCAAACTGATCGAAGAAGCCGTTAGTGAAGTAGCCAAATTGCCTGGTATCGGAAAAAAAAGCGCGCTTCGTATTGTGTTACACATGCTCAAACGGCCAGAAAAAGATGTTCAAAGCTTGGCGACTGCTTTGGTGGCAGTGCGGACAAAAACACAGTACTGCAAACAGTGTCACAATATTTCGGATGATGAGCTCTGTGGGGTATGCCTCAGTACCAAACGCGACCGTAGTATTTTGTGCGTCGTACAAGACAGTCGTGACGTGTTGGCCATTGAAAATACGGGGCAATTTAATGGGTTATATCATGTACTAGGCGGGATAATTTCACCCTTAGAAGGGATAAGCCCGAGCGATTTGAACATAGAAAGTCTGCTTTCGCGCCTACAAAGTAATACCGAGGTCAAAGAAATTATTTTGGCCCTTAGCCCCACCATGGAGGGCGACACTACGTCGTTTTATTTGCAGAAAAAATTGAAGCCTTTTGGCGTAAAAACCTCAACCATAGCACGTGGCATCCCTATTGGGGGGGATTTGGAGTATGCCGACGAAATCACCCTCGGGCGCAGTATCGTAAGCCGTATTAACTACGATTAA